The proteins below come from a single Campylobacter sp. CCUG 57310 genomic window:
- a CDS encoding tRNA 2-thiocytidine biosynthesis TtcA family protein gives MIELSKKLLRIVGQTNAKYKMFEEGDKILLALSGGKDSMTLAHLLKHFCSVSPLNWQFEAVTVTYGIGENLEPIKEHFKLHEIPYKVIDTQIFEFGREKIRENTTFCSFCSRMRRGYLYTYALENGFNKIAIAHHLDDAAESFFMNFTYNGALRTLAPRYKAENGLDIIRPLILVRERQIRDCAIKNELPIMNEEESCPAKAYGGKSPRARAETKAMLANLESENPKFFVSLKTAFENIHSDTFFKFVE, from the coding sequence ATGATAGAGCTTAGCAAAAAGCTCCTTCGCATAGTAGGTCAAACCAACGCGAAATACAAGATGTTTGAAGAGGGCGATAAAATTTTACTCGCCCTAAGCGGTGGCAAGGATAGCATGACGCTTGCTCATCTGCTTAAGCATTTTTGCTCGGTAAGTCCGCTGAATTGGCAGTTTGAAGCCGTTACCGTAACTTACGGGATAGGCGAAAATCTTGAGCCTATAAAAGAGCATTTTAAACTGCATGAAATTCCTTACAAAGTCATTGACACGCAAATTTTTGAATTCGGTAGAGAAAAAATTCGTGAAAATACGACATTTTGCAGCTTTTGCAGTCGTATGCGCAGGGGCTATCTCTACACTTATGCTCTTGAAAACGGGTTTAATAAAATTGCAATTGCACATCATCTTGACGACGCAGCAGAGAGTTTTTTCATGAATTTTACTTATAACGGCGCGCTTAGGACTTTGGCTCCAAGATATAAAGCGGAAAACGGACTTGATATCATTAGACCTCTTATACTTGTGCGTGAGCGTCAAATTCGCGATTGTGCGATCAAAAACGAGCTTCCGATAATGAACGAAGAAGAGAGCTGTCCAGCCAAAGCTTACGGTGGCAAATCGCCTCGCGCAAGAGCCGAAACTAAAGCGATGCTGGCAAATTTAGAGAGTGAAAATCCAAAATTTTTTGTTTCGTTAAAAACGGCGTTTGAAAATATCCATTCGGATACGTTTTTTAAATTTGTTGAGTGA
- a CDS encoding 5'-methylthioadenosine/adenosylhomocysteine nucleosidase gives MIAILGAMQEEIAPLLKVLGDYKEVKHANNTFYLANFKSKELVIAYSKIGKVNAALTATVMIEKFGATRLLFTGVAGALNENLKIGDMLYASSLVQHDLDITAFGHPYGYVPGTSIFVKSDANLNALAAKIAKEKGINLLEGIIATGDQFVCNAERKEWIKNTFKADATEMEGASVALVCESLGVPFFILRAISDEAGGGAEFDFDEFLQSSADVSADFVLSMVEEL, from the coding sequence ATGATAGCGATTTTAGGGGCTATGCAAGAGGAGATCGCTCCGCTTTTAAAGGTTTTGGGCGATTATAAAGAGGTTAAGCACGCAAACAATACGTTTTATCTGGCAAATTTTAAAAGCAAAGAGCTGGTTATCGCTTATTCAAAGATAGGCAAGGTAAATGCAGCCTTGACCGCTACCGTGATGATTGAGAAATTCGGCGCTACTAGGCTTCTTTTTACGGGAGTTGCCGGCGCGCTGAATGAAAATTTAAAGATAGGCGATATGCTCTATGCCAGCTCACTTGTACAGCACGACCTTGATATTACGGCATTTGGACATCCTTACGGCTATGTACCCGGCACTAGTATCTTTGTGAAAAGTGACGCGAATTTAAACGCTCTTGCAGCCAAAATCGCCAAAGAAAAGGGCATAAATTTACTCGAAGGTATCATAGCTACAGGCGATCAGTTTGTTTGTAACGCTGAGCGTAAAGAGTGGATAAAGAATACTTTTAAAGCCGATGCGACTGAAATGGAAGGCGCTAGTGTGGCTTTGGTTTGCGAAAGTCTTGGCGTACCGTTTTTTATCCTTCGTGCGATAAGCGATGAGGCGGGAGGCGGTGCGGAATTTGACTTTGATGAGTTTTTGCAAAGCTCTGCTGATGTAAGTGCGGATTTTGTGCTGTCTATGGTTGAGGAGTTATGA
- the fabD gene encoding ACP S-malonyltransferase, whose translation MKAAFIFPGQGSQATGMGKEIYENFSCAKELLQNASDTLKIDFANLLFCENELLSKSEFTQPAIVLNSLMCYMAFSSRLNLQSKFSLGHSLGEFSALAVNGAFDYVDAIKLVNIRGKLMQEACAGKDVSMTVILGLKDEVVEEICTNGQKDGFQIYAANYNCDGQIVVAGLREDLAKFENAFKDAGAKRVMPLNMSVVSHCPILKSASEGLVSYLQAALKPNFTDVISNVTAKAYSSKDEALDLLKDQLVKPVLYKQSIENFKDEVEIFIEFGSSVLKGINKKITDKPTYSITDMKSLDEIINILESK comes from the coding sequence GTGAAAGCAGCTTTTATATTCCCGGGACAAGGCTCTCAAGCCACCGGGATGGGTAAAGAAATTTATGAAAATTTTAGCTGTGCAAAAGAGCTTTTGCAGAATGCAAGCGATACGCTTAAGATAGATTTTGCAAATTTGCTTTTTTGTGAAAATGAACTTTTAAGCAAGAGCGAATTTACTCAACCTGCCATAGTTTTAAACTCACTTATGTGCTATATGGCTTTTTCTTCGCGTTTAAATTTACAGTCTAAATTTAGTCTCGGTCACTCGCTTGGAGAATTTAGCGCACTAGCTGTAAATGGGGCTTTTGATTATGTGGATGCGATTAAGCTTGTAAATATTCGCGGCAAACTCATGCAGGAAGCTTGTGCGGGCAAAGACGTTTCAATGACTGTTATTTTAGGATTAAAAGATGAAGTTGTAGAAGAAATTTGCACTAACGGGCAAAAAGACGGCTTTCAAATTTACGCAGCCAACTACAACTGTGACGGGCAGATCGTCGTGGCTGGGCTTAGAGAGGATTTGGCTAAATTTGAAAACGCATTTAAAGATGCCGGTGCAAAGCGAGTTATGCCTCTTAATATGTCCGTAGTTAGCCATTGTCCAATTCTAAAAAGCGCTAGCGAGGGATTGGTTTCTTATTTGCAAGCCGCTTTAAAGCCAAATTTTACCGATGTCATTTCAAACGTTACGGCCAAGGCTTACAGCAGCAAAGACGAAGCCCTTGATTTACTTAAAGATCAGCTGGTTAAACCTGTGCTTTATAAGCAAAGTATAGAAAATTTCAAAGATGAGGTTGAAATTTTCATCGAATTTGGCTCAAGCGTACTAAAAGGCATAAACAAAAAGATAACCGACAAGCCGACATACTCGATTACGGATATGAAAAGCTTAGATGAGATTATAAATATTTTGGAGAGTAAATGA
- a CDS encoding peptidylprolyl isomerase — MKDQVISMFYELKDAKTGEILESNMQTGSQISFLTGRGHIIPKLEEEVSVLKAGDRKNIVIEAAEACGLYDEKALQTLPKEQFAGIELKEGMELFGQGEDGSNVRVIVSKIGEDDVTVDFNHPYAGKDLEFNVEVTEVRDATQDEISTGVVAQAHACGCGSHGKKSGGCCGGGHHDHDHGEGGCCGGHGHHHEDDECCGGAHHDEHGGGCCGKHH, encoded by the coding sequence GTGAAAGATCAAGTTATATCTATGTTTTATGAGCTAAAAGATGCAAAAACAGGCGAAATTTTAGAATCAAACATGCAAACGGGAAGTCAAATTTCATTTTTGACAGGACGCGGACATATCATCCCAAAATTAGAAGAAGAGGTTAGTGTTCTTAAAGCAGGCGATAGAAAAAATATCGTTATTGAAGCTGCCGAAGCTTGCGGATTGTATGATGAAAAGGCGCTTCAAACGTTACCGAAAGAGCAATTTGCAGGAATTGAACTAAAAGAAGGCATGGAGCTTTTCGGTCAAGGCGAAGACGGCTCAAACGTTCGCGTAATCGTATCTAAAATCGGAGAGGATGACGTTACGGTTGATTTTAACCACCCTTATGCAGGCAAAGATCTTGAGTTTAATGTTGAAGTTACCGAAGTAAGAGATGCCACACAAGATGAGATCTCAACGGGAGTAGTGGCTCAAGCGCATGCTTGCGGTTGCGGAAGTCACGGTAAAAAAAGTGGCGGTTGCTGCGGAGGCGGACATCATGACCACGATCACGGCGAAGGCGGTTGCTGCGGCGGTCACGGTCACCATCATGAGGATGATGAGTGCTGCGGTGGAGCTCATCACGATGAGCATGGTGGCGGTTGCTGCGGAAAACATCATTAA
- a CDS encoding tol-pal system YbgF family protein, with amino-acid sequence MTNFKNLAALFMGAALAYSAEISVFDAGNLDSSNPYGLTDGEKALLKNKQKVENLSRNMNDVESTLSGAQERIEGIQSIMDGMNSRITKVEKRLDELQGKVVGEEGGEGVSLESLRQYVEESRKIQEANNQKITKALKDLSALIDKINSNYVSKSELSKTGSKSAEKEQSSESKDSAGSSGKSDFTKQKIQDVAADAKKMFDAGKLDDAKDRYEFLITKNHKPAAANFYLGEISYQQKAYNNAIKYYQQSISLYDKADYTPKLLYHTAISFDKIGDTASGNRFYKALKLGYPESKEAKASPDR; translated from the coding sequence ATGACAAATTTTAAAAATTTAGCGGCTCTTTTTATGGGGGCCGCTCTTGCTTATTCTGCTGAAATTTCGGTATTTGATGCCGGAAATTTAGATAGTTCAAATCCTTACGGTTTAACCGACGGCGAAAAGGCTCTACTTAAAAATAAACAAAAAGTCGAAAATTTAAGTAGAAATATGAATGATGTAGAATCAACCCTAAGCGGTGCTCAAGAGCGAATAGAAGGAATTCAAAGCATCATGGACGGGATGAATTCCCGTATAACTAAAGTCGAAAAACGCTTAGATGAACTTCAAGGTAAAGTAGTAGGCGAGGAAGGCGGTGAAGGCGTTAGCTTGGAATCTCTTAGGCAATACGTTGAAGAGAGTCGCAAAATTCAAGAAGCTAACAATCAAAAAATAACAAAAGCCTTAAAAGATCTAAGTGCTCTTATAGACAAGATAAATTCAAACTATGTCTCAAAATCTGAGCTTAGTAAAACCGGCTCAAAGAGTGCTGAAAAAGAGCAATCAAGCGAAAGTAAAGACTCAGCCGGCTCTTCTGGTAAATCAGACTTTACTAAACAAAAAATTCAAGATGTCGCTGCAGACGCAAAGAAGATGTTTGATGCAGGCAAACTTGATGATGCAAAAGATAGGTATGAGTTTTTGATAACCAAAAACCATAAGCCTGCCGCTGCAAATTTCTACCTTGGTGAAATTTCATACCAACAAAAAGCCTACAATAACGCTATAAAATACTATCAGCAAAGCATATCGCTTTACGATAAGGCTGATTACACTCCAAAGTTGCTGTATCATACCGCAATCAGCTTTGATAAGATCGGCGATACCGCAAGCGGAAATCGTTTCTACAAAGCTCTTAAACTAGGATATCCTGAGAGCAAGGAAGCTAAAGCTTCGCCTGATAGATAA
- a CDS encoding OmpA family protein — protein MKKVVLASAVVAALFMSGCSSKNPEVDMSADSNQNMGMMGSSTDTMMSSSDRLQQLLSAIEGQVKTVYFDFDKFNIKSDMQPVVNTNASLFNQSEAQSLTIKVEGNCDEWGTDEYNYALGLKRAKATKDALVKQGVSADRIMVVSYGESNPVCSDKTKACDAQNRRAEFKVLP, from the coding sequence ATGAAAAAAGTAGTTTTAGCTTCCGCTGTTGTTGCAGCGCTATTCATGAGCGGTTGTAGCTCTAAAAACCCTGAAGTAGATATGAGCGCAGACTCAAATCAAAACATGGGTATGATGGGTTCATCTACCGATACTATGATGAGCTCTAGTGATAGATTGCAACAGTTACTATCTGCGATAGAAGGGCAAGTAAAGACTGTGTATTTCGATTTTGATAAATTTAATATCAAAAGCGATATGCAACCGGTCGTAAATACAAATGCAAGTTTATTTAACCAATCAGAAGCTCAAAGCCTAACTATCAAAGTAGAAGGCAACTGCGACGAATGGGGAACAGACGAGTATAACTATGCTCTTGGTTTAAAAAGAGCTAAAGCTACTAAAGACGCTCTTGTAAAACAAGGTGTTTCAGCCGATAGAATTATGGTTGTAAGCTACGGCGAGAGCAATCCTGTGTGCTCAGATAAAACAAAAGCTTGCGACGCACAAAACAGACGTGCTGAATTTAAAGTTCTTCCATAA